One genomic segment of uncultured Ilyobacter sp. includes these proteins:
- the argF gene encoding ornithine carbamoyltransferase — MEHKHFLKLLDFKPEEIQELLNLSKKLKDDKKSGKEDKKLMGKNIALIFEKDSTRTRCAFEVAAYDQGAHVTYLGPSGSQIGKKESIKDTARVLGRMFDAIEYRGYGQRVVEELAEHSGVSVWNGLTTEFHPTQILADFMTIIEHKGKLQGVKLVYMGDGRNNMGNSLMVGAAKMGMDFRIVGPKSLFPTQKLINQCLEISKETGAKLTFTESVEEGLKDADAVYTDVWVSMGEPDKVWEERIEFLKPYQVNSKAMSYAKEDAIFLHCLPAFHDLETSVGRDIFDKFAITEMEVSDEVFEGPNSVVFDQAENRLHTIKAVMVATLGK, encoded by the coding sequence ATGGAACATAAACATTTTTTGAAATTACTTGATTTTAAACCTGAAGAGATACAGGAACTTCTTAATCTCTCAAAAAAACTTAAAGATGATAAAAAATCAGGAAAAGAAGATAAGAAACTTATGGGTAAAAATATTGCCCTTATTTTTGAGAAGGATTCTACAAGGACAAGGTGCGCTTTTGAGGTGGCAGCCTACGATCAGGGAGCTCATGTAACTTACCTCGGACCATCTGGGTCTCAGATAGGAAAAAAGGAGTCGATCAAGGATACCGCAAGGGTGCTTGGGAGAATGTTTGATGCCATAGAGTATAGGGGCTATGGTCAAAGAGTAGTGGAGGAGCTTGCAGAACATTCTGGAGTTTCTGTTTGGAATGGTTTAACTACAGAGTTTCATCCTACTCAGATACTTGCAGATTTTATGACTATAATTGAACACAAAGGAAAGCTTCAAGGTGTAAAGCTTGTCTATATGGGAGATGGAAGAAATAATATGGGAAATTCTCTCATGGTGGGAGCTGCTAAGATGGGTATGGATTTTAGAATTGTAGGTCCAAAATCTCTTTTTCCAACCCAGAAGCTTATAAATCAATGCCTTGAAATATCCAAAGAAACTGGTGCAAAGCTAACTTTCACAGAATCTGTGGAAGAAGGTCTAAAAGATGCAGATGCAGTATATACAGATGTATGGGTATCTATGGGTGAGCCAGATAAGGTATGGGAAGAGAGAATAGAGTTTTTAAAACCATATCAGGTCAACAGTAAGGCCATGTCTTATGCAAAGGAAGATGCAATATTCCTTCACTGTCTTCCTGCTTTTCATGACCTAGAGACCAGTGTGGGGAGAGATATTTTTGATAAGTTTGCAATTACAGAGATGGAAGTATCAGACGAAGTTTTTGAAGGTCCAAACTCGGTAGTGTTTGAT
- a CDS encoding aspartate aminotransferase family protein, whose product MGKNNVMNTYNRFEPTFVRGKGVYAYDETGKEYIDFVAGVAVNCLGHSNPKIVETIKKQSETLMHISNLYWNEKQTTLAKKLSQLGDMDKMFFCNSGTEANELALKIARKFGKEFSEGKNKILYMKNSFHGRTMGALSVTGQKKYQDPYRPLIGGVVECEYNNIDDFVSKMDEDVCGVIMEVIQGEGGIVSAENEFLEKIRELCDEKKALLIFDEVQCGAGRLGTYFAYQKFGIVPDIVTMAKGLGGGFPIGAVLTKGKASDTLVPGDHGATFGGNPLACAVAVTIIDELVDGGIIAEVDKKSEYTRQALEKMMAEHSVIEKINGMGLLLGIKLKEELEAKVFVGKAFEKGLMLVGAGNNVVRLVPPLNVTYEELDKALNIIKEVFEEL is encoded by the coding sequence ATGGGAAAGAACAATGTAATGAATACATACAACAGATTTGAACCTACTTTCGTCAGAGGGAAAGGCGTGTATGCTTATGACGAAACTGGTAAGGAATATATAGATTTTGTGGCAGGGGTGGCAGTAAACTGCCTAGGACACAGTAATCCTAAAATTGTAGAAACAATAAAAAAGCAGAGTGAGACTCTGATGCATATATCAAACCTTTACTGGAATGAGAAGCAGACCACTCTTGCAAAAAAGCTTTCTCAACTGGGAGATATGGACAAGATGTTTTTCTGTAACAGCGGAACAGAGGCAAATGAACTTGCTCTTAAGATTGCTAGAAAATTTGGTAAAGAATTTTCTGAAGGGAAGAATAAAATATTATATATGAAAAACTCATTCCACGGAAGAACTATGGGAGCTCTCTCTGTGACGGGTCAGAAAAAATACCAGGACCCATACAGACCTCTTATCGGAGGCGTGGTAGAGTGTGAGTATAACAATATAGATGATTTTGTCTCTAAGATGGATGAGGACGTCTGTGGAGTAATCATGGAGGTCATCCAAGGAGAAGGAGGAATCGTAAGTGCTGAAAATGAGTTTCTTGAGAAAATAAGAGAACTCTGCGATGAGAAAAAAGCGCTTTTGATTTTTGACGAGGTTCAGTGCGGTGCAGGAAGATTAGGGACATATTTTGCATATCAAAAATTTGGAATAGTTCCTGACATAGTTACAATGGCAAAGGGACTCGGCGGCGGATTCCCTATAGGGGCCGTTTTGACCAAAGGAAAAGCTTCAGACACTCTTGTTCCCGGAGATCACGGAGCCACATTTGGAGGGAACCCTCTAGCTTGTGCAGTTGCAGTGACTATCATAGATGAACTTGTAGACGGCGGAATAATAGCTGAAGTGGATAAAAAAAGCGAATATACAAGACAGGCATTGGAAAAAATGATGGCAGAGCACTCTGTAATCGAAAAAATAAACGGGATGGGACTCCTTCTCGGGATAAAGTTGAAAGAGGAGCTTGAGGCAAAGGTTTTTGTGGGGAAAGCTTTTGAAAAGGGACTTATGCTGGTAGGAGCAGGAAATAATGTGGTAAGACTCGTACCGCCTCTGAATGTTACATATGAAGAACTTGACAAGGCTCTTAATATAATAAAAGAGGTCTTTGAAGAACTATAG
- the argB gene encoding acetylglutamate kinase, with the protein MQKQIEKAEMLVEALPYIKKFAGKTVVVKYGGNAMINDEIKDQVMKDIVLMKYVGVNPVIVHGGGPAINDMLAKIGKVAEFKMGNRVTDEETMEIVEMVLSGKVNKGIVAGINQHGGKAVGLSGKDGNLILARKKYLMDGKEKVDIGFVGEVKKINANIIEVLQKDGYIPVISTVGVDEDGNTYNINADYVAGAIAGALNADKFLFMTDVPGLLRDVKDPSSKISVLKYNEAKDLIEDGTISGGMLPKIDACMTALDAGAENVHIIDGRVEHSILLELFTDSGIGTMIVKDYRIVR; encoded by the coding sequence ATGCAAAAACAAATAGAAAAGGCTGAAATGCTAGTAGAAGCACTTCCGTATATAAAGAAATTTGCAGGGAAAACAGTAGTAGTAAAATATGGCGGAAACGCCATGATAAATGATGAGATAAAAGATCAGGTTATGAAAGATATCGTTTTGATGAAATATGTGGGAGTAAATCCAGTGATAGTCCACGGTGGGGGGCCTGCAATAAATGATATGCTGGCAAAAATTGGTAAGGTAGCAGAGTTTAAGATGGGAAACAGGGTCACAGACGAGGAAACTATGGAGATAGTGGAGATGGTCCTCTCTGGAAAGGTAAATAAAGGTATCGTTGCCGGGATCAACCAGCACGGAGGGAAAGCCGTAGGACTCAGCGGGAAAGACGGAAATCTCATCCTGGCAAGAAAGAAATATCTAATGGACGGTAAAGAAAAGGTTGATATTGGATTTGTTGGAGAAGTAAAGAAGATCAATGCCAATATTATAGAAGTACTTCAAAAAGACGGCTATATCCCTGTAATCTCAACTGTTGGTGTAGATGAAGACGGGAATACCTATAATATAAATGCAGATTATGTGGCAGGAGCTATTGCAGGAGCCCTAAATGCTGATAAATTTTTATTTATGACAGACGTTCCGGGACTTTTGAGAGATGTTAAAGACCCTAGCAGTAAGATAAGCGTTTTGAAATATAATGAAGCAAAAGACCTCATAGAGGATGGAACGATAAGCGGAGGTATGCTTCCGAAAATAGATGCCTGCATGACTGCCCTAGATGCTGGAGCAGAAAATGTTCATATTATAGACGGAAGGGTAGAACACTCGATTTTACTTGAACTATTTACAGATTCAGGTATAGGAACAATGATAGTAAAAGATTATAGAATAGTAAGATAG
- the carB gene encoding carbamoyl-phosphate synthase (glutamine-hydrolyzing) large subunit, with protein sequence MKHNIEKVMIIGSGPIIIGQAAEFDYSGTQACKAIKEEGIEIVLLNSNPATIMTDNNIADKVYIEPLTVEVAEEIINKERPQGILAGFGGQTALNLAMELEDQGILDKYNVKLLGINSEAIRRAEDREEFKELLEKLGEPVAISGIASTMNECVKFAETNGFPIIVRPAYTMGGTGGGIADNMKDFKEICSKGLIMSPIKQLLLEQSVAGWKEIEYEVMRDSKGNCITVCNMENFDPVGIHTGDSIVIAPSQTLTNYEYQMLRQSSLKIIDELKIEGGCNVQFALDPHSHNYIVIEVNPRVSRSSALASKATGYPIAKIAAKIALGYNLDELKNYVTGYSSAFFEPALDYVVMKIPKWPFDKFRSASKRLGTQMKATGEVMAIDRTFEAALLKAITCLEGGLPGINLPAFSTLGKEALLTKIKECDDERIFAIAQAMRIGVGIEEIHEVSKVDRWFLNGIKNIIDLEVELSQSKISEKILEKAETMGFTDDEILRLSKWEKSEVDKMRKEKGMYPVYKMVDTCSGEFEAVTPYYYSCYEKEDENIISEDKKIVVIGSGPIRIGQGVEFDYCSVHGVWAIKEAGYQSIIINNNPETVSTDFDTSDKLYFESLYIDDVLNVIREENPYGVIVQFGGQTSINLAKRLQEAGVNILGTKYESIDLAEDRDKFRNFLENLGIESPEGYAAKNLEDAYKAAEKIGYPVVVRPSYVIGGRAMRVVHDKESLTEYMTHAIDMSKETTILIDKYIYGTEIEVDAICDGEEILIPGIMEHIEKTGVHSGDSITSYPSISLSDEIIAELVESTKKIATNIKTLGIINIQYVFDGEKLYIIEVNPRASRTVPILSKVTGVPMVKVAVETMLGKKLKDLEYGIGLRKNKNFYAVKLPVFSTEKLSDVDTFLSPEMKSTGEVLGVDQDFDVAVYKGFSAVGMKIPVDGKLYVSLNDVSKDMGLETIKKYKNLGFSVCASKGTAEYLNKNDVEAEYIQGEDIKELISDGTINLIINTPTIGDDRSRYGFGIRRKASEYRIPAFTSIDTASLFMKAIEVKKLSKPVTYNHMRYYLGL encoded by the coding sequence ATGAAGCATAATATAGAGAAGGTAATGATTATAGGTTCCGGGCCCATAATCATAGGGCAGGCTGCAGAATTTGACTATTCTGGGACGCAGGCATGCAAGGCTATAAAAGAAGAGGGGATTGAGATAGTCCTTCTAAACAGCAACCCTGCTACGATAATGACTGATAACAATATCGCTGACAAAGTTTATATAGAACCTCTCACAGTAGAAGTGGCAGAAGAGATCATTAACAAAGAGAGACCTCAGGGAATATTGGCAGGTTTTGGAGGGCAGACAGCTCTCAACCTTGCCATGGAGCTTGAGGACCAGGGTATTCTTGATAAATATAATGTAAAACTTTTGGGAATAAACAGTGAGGCTATAAGAAGAGCTGAAGATAGAGAGGAATTTAAAGAGCTCCTAGAAAAACTTGGAGAACCTGTAGCTATAAGCGGGATAGCATCGACTATGAATGAATGTGTAAAGTTTGCAGAAACAAACGGATTCCCGATTATAGTCAGACCTGCATATACTATGGGAGGAACAGGTGGAGGAATAGCTGATAACATGAAGGACTTCAAGGAGATCTGTTCTAAGGGTCTTATAATGAGCCCGATAAAGCAACTCCTCCTTGAGCAGAGTGTGGCAGGATGGAAAGAGATAGAGTATGAGGTTATGAGAGACTCTAAGGGGAACTGTATCACTGTATGTAATATGGAAAACTTTGACCCTGTGGGAATACACACAGGAGACAGTATAGTAATAGCACCGTCTCAGACCCTCACAAATTACGAGTATCAGATGCTGAGACAGTCTTCCCTGAAAATAATAGATGAACTTAAGATAGAGGGAGGGTGTAATGTACAGTTTGCCCTAGACCCTCATTCTCATAATTATATAGTTATAGAGGTAAATCCGAGGGTGAGCAGATCATCTGCCTTAGCTTCTAAGGCTACAGGTTATCCTATAGCAAAAATAGCGGCAAAGATAGCTTTAGGATATAATTTAGACGAGCTGAAAAACTATGTTACCGGTTATTCCAGTGCATTTTTTGAGCCGGCCCTTGACTATGTGGTTATGAAAATACCAAAATGGCCTTTTGATAAATTCAGATCAGCTTCTAAAAGACTAGGAACTCAGATGAAGGCCACAGGAGAGGTAATGGCAATCGACAGAACCTTCGAAGCGGCACTTCTTAAGGCAATAACCTGCCTTGAAGGAGGACTGCCAGGCATAAACCTACCGGCATTTAGCACCCTAGGGAAAGAGGCGCTTCTCACAAAGATAAAAGAGTGTGATGACGAAAGAATCTTCGCTATTGCCCAGGCCATGAGAATAGGGGTGGGTATAGAGGAGATACATGAAGTAAGCAAGGTTGACAGGTGGTTCTTGAACGGAATCAAAAACATAATTGATCTTGAGGTGGAACTTTCTCAAAGTAAAATTTCTGAAAAAATCCTTGAAAAGGCTGAAACTATGGGATTCACAGATGATGAGATTCTGAGACTCAGCAAATGGGAAAAATCAGAAGTAGACAAAATGAGAAAAGAAAAAGGGATGTATCCTGTCTACAAGATGGTAGATACATGCAGCGGAGAATTCGAAGCTGTGACTCCTTACTACTACTCCTGTTATGAAAAGGAAGATGAGAATATAATCTCAGAGGATAAAAAAATAGTGGTAATAGGATCCGGTCCCATAAGAATAGGTCAGGGAGTGGAATTTGACTACTGTTCTGTACATGGTGTATGGGCCATAAAAGAAGCTGGTTACCAGTCGATTATTATAAATAATAATCCTGAAACTGTGAGCACTGATTTTGATACATCTGATAAATTGTACTTTGAGTCCCTTTACATCGATGATGTCCTAAATGTTATCCGTGAGGAAAATCCATATGGGGTAATAGTGCAGTTTGGGGGACAGACCTCTATAAATCTAGCAAAAAGACTACAAGAAGCTGGAGTCAATATTCTAGGAACAAAATATGAATCTATCGACCTTGCAGAGGACAGAGACAAATTCAGAAACTTCCTTGAAAATCTGGGGATAGAAAGTCCAGAGGGATATGCAGCAAAAAATCTGGAAGATGCCTATAAGGCTGCAGAAAAGATAGGTTACCCTGTAGTTGTGAGACCCTCTTATGTAATAGGCGGCAGAGCCATGAGGGTGGTGCACGACAAGGAAAGTCTAACAGAGTATATGACTCATGCCATAGATATGTCTAAAGAAACTACCATTCTCATAGATAAGTATATCTATGGTACTGAGATAGAGGTAGATGCCATCTGTGACGGTGAAGAGATACTCATCCCCGGAATAATGGAGCATATAGAGAAAACAGGAGTTCATTCTGGAGATAGTATTACAAGCTATCCCTCTATAAGCTTGAGTGACGAGATAATAGCCGAGCTTGTAGAGAGCACCAAAAAAATAGCTACAAATATAAAAACTTTGGGAATTATAAATATCCAGTATGTATTCGACGGAGAAAAACTCTATATAATAGAGGTGAACCCGAGAGCCTCTAGAACAGTACCTATCCTGAGTAAGGTCACAGGAGTACCTATGGTAAAAGTGGCGGTAGAAACAATGCTTGGGAAAAAACTGAAAGATCTTGAGTACGGAATAGGCCTCAGAAAAAACAAAAATTTTTATGCTGTAAAACTTCCTGTATTCTCTACAGAAAAACTAAGCGATGTAGATACCTTCCTTAGTCCTGAGATGAAATCAACAGGAGAAGTTTTGGGAGTAGATCAGGATTTTGACGTGGCAGTATACAAAGGATTCTCTGCTGTAGGGATGAAGATACCTGTGGACGGAAAACTTTATGTGTCCTTAAACGATGTAAGCAAAGATATGGGACTTGAAACAATAAAAAAATATAAAAATTTAGGATTTTCTGTATGTGCTTCAAAAGGAACGGCAGAATATCTCAATAAAAACGATGTAGAAGCTGAATATATCCAGGGAGAGGATATAAAAGAGTTAATATCAGACGGGACTATAAACCTAATAATAAACACACCTACAATAGGAGACGACAGAAGCAGATATGGATTTGGTATCAGAAGAAAGGCCTCTGAGTACAGAATTCCTGCCTTTACCTCTATAGATACAGCATCTTTATTTATGAAGGCTATAGAGGTAAAAAAACTGAGCAAACCCGTGACATATAATCATATGAGATACTATTTAGGACTTTAA
- the carA gene encoding glutamine-hydrolyzing carbamoyl-phosphate synthase small subunit gives MYGALYLEDGTVYEGKGFGYEGVSSGELVFNTSMTGYQEILTDPSYAGQVITMTYPLIGNYGINGTFNEADRSYAKGMVVKAVSKNPSNFMSEGDFDKFLKDMKIVGVYGVDTRAVTKKIRDSGAMKCVISSRKLTQAEIHEHMKTIKAEDDWMREVGTQEIYEVPGDGFRVALIDFGVKENIIRNLQKRGCHVTVYPYNATSEEIMARKPDGILLSNGPGDPKLAVEGIEAAKNFIGKLPVFGICLGHQIISLAVGGDTYKTKFGHRGGNHGVLDIERNKSFISSQNHGYATEEKSLAGTGARVNFINLNDNTVEGIELENYPVFSVQFHPEGAPGPEDTTYLFDKFIKFMKESKDEA, from the coding sequence ATGTACGGAGCGCTTTACCTAGAAGACGGGACCGTGTACGAAGGCAAAGGATTTGGTTATGAGGGAGTTTCCAGTGGCGAGCTGGTTTTCAATACATCCATGACTGGTTATCAAGAGATACTAACGGATCCTTCGTATGCGGGGCAGGTCATTACCATGACCTATCCCCTTATAGGGAACTATGGAATAAATGGAACATTTAACGAGGCTGACAGGTCTTATGCAAAGGGTATGGTTGTAAAGGCTGTTTCTAAAAATCCGAGCAATTTCATGAGTGAGGGGGATTTTGATAAATTCCTTAAAGATATGAAAATTGTGGGGGTCTACGGAGTAGATACAAGGGCTGTGACCAAAAAAATAAGAGACAGCGGAGCCATGAAATGCGTTATATCTAGCAGGAAGCTTACACAGGCGGAAATACACGAACATATGAAAACTATCAAGGCTGAAGACGACTGGATGAGAGAGGTAGGAACTCAGGAAATTTATGAAGTTCCTGGGGATGGATTCAGAGTTGCCCTCATAGACTTTGGTGTAAAAGAGAACATAATAAGAAACCTTCAAAAGAGAGGCTGTCATGTAACGGTATATCCGTATAATGCAACAAGTGAAGAGATAATGGCAAGAAAGCCAGACGGGATCCTGCTCAGTAACGGACCTGGAGATCCAAAACTTGCTGTAGAGGGTATAGAGGCTGCCAAGAATTTCATAGGAAAACTTCCTGTGTTTGGAATATGCCTGGGGCACCAGATTATCTCCTTAGCTGTAGGTGGAGATACCTATAAGACAAAATTTGGACACAGAGGTGGAAATCACGGGGTTTTGGACATTGAGAGAAATAAATCCTTTATAAGTTCTCAAAATCACGGATATGCCACTGAGGAAAAAAGTCTTGCAGGTACAGGTGCAAGAGTAAACTTTATAAATTTGAATGATAATACTGTAGAGGGTATAGAGCTAGAAAATTATCCGGTATTTTCTGTGCAGTTTCATCCTGAGGGAGCACCGGGACCTGAGGATACAACTTATCTTTTTGACAAATTTATAAAGTTTATGAAGGAGAGTAAAGATGAAGCATAA
- the argJ gene encoding bifunctional glutamate N-acetyltransferase/amino-acid acetyltransferase ArgJ, with the protein MRILEGKSITAVQGIKASGITAGIKKSGRKDVCVVYSEKEAVGAAVFTTNRVKAAPLLLDMENIKNETIRAVVVNSGNANACTGKDGYENAVKMGEVVAAHFGVDPKEVIVQSTGVIGVQLPMDKVIPGVEEACKAVSADGGHDAAEAIMTTDLFAKEIVIEIEVDGKPVTIAGMAKGSGMIHPNMATMLGTVVTDINITKAMLEKAFKGSVDDSYNMISVDGDTSTNDMAVVMANGMAGNKIIDSENEDFMKFKAALDYLNKELAKLIAVDGEGATKLLEVNVVNAKDIKSAKLAAKSVITSSLTKCAFFGEDANWGRILCAVGYSEADFDPEKIDIFLRANGLSVQVAENGRGMVFDELLAADVLKEKEITVFIDMKMGEAEATAWGCDLSYKYVEINGAYRT; encoded by the coding sequence ATGAGAATATTAGAAGGAAAATCTATAACTGCTGTACAAGGAATAAAGGCTTCTGGAATCACGGCAGGGATAAAAAAGAGCGGAAGAAAAGACGTATGTGTAGTTTACAGCGAGAAGGAAGCAGTGGGAGCGGCAGTATTTACAACAAACAGAGTAAAGGCAGCACCTCTACTCCTCGATATGGAAAATATAAAAAATGAAACTATAAGGGCTGTAGTAGTTAACAGTGGAAACGCCAATGCCTGTACCGGTAAAGACGGATATGAGAATGCAGTGAAAATGGGAGAAGTTGTAGCAGCTCATTTTGGAGTAGACCCAAAAGAGGTCATAGTCCAATCTACAGGAGTTATAGGGGTTCAGCTCCCAATGGATAAAGTTATTCCAGGTGTGGAAGAGGCATGTAAAGCAGTATCTGCAGATGGAGGACATGATGCAGCAGAGGCTATAATGACAACAGACCTTTTTGCTAAAGAGATAGTAATAGAGATAGAGGTAGACGGAAAGCCTGTAACTATAGCAGGGATGGCAAAAGGTTCTGGTATGATCCATCCAAATATGGCAACTATGCTAGGAACTGTAGTAACAGATATAAACATCACAAAGGCTATGCTTGAAAAGGCTTTTAAGGGAAGTGTAGACGACTCATACAACATGATCTCTGTAGACGGAGATACAAGTACAAATGATATGGCCGTAGTAATGGCAAACGGTATGGCTGGGAACAAGATTATAGACAGCGAAAATGAGGATTTCATGAAATTTAAGGCTGCCCTTGATTACCTTAATAAAGAACTTGCAAAATTAATAGCAGTAGACGGGGAGGGTGCCACAAAACTCCTAGAGGTAAACGTGGTGAATGCAAAAGATATAAAAAGTGCTAAGTTGGCAGCCAAATCTGTAATAACATCTAGCCTCACTAAGTGTGCATTCTTTGGTGAAGATGCGAACTGGGGAAGGATCCTATGTGCAGTTGGATATTCAGAAGCTGATTTTGATCCTGAAAAAATCGACATTTTCCTCAGAGCCAACGGACTTTCTGTACAGGTGGCGGAAAACGGAAGAGGGATGGTATTTGACGAACTTCTTGCTGCAGACGTACTAAAAGAAAAAGAGATCACGGTGTTTATTGACATGAAGATGGGAGAAGCTGAGGCAACTGCGTGGGGATGCGACCTTAGCTATAAATATGTAGAAATAAACGGAGCATACAGAACCTAA
- the argC gene encoding N-acetyl-gamma-glutamyl-phosphate reductase, whose protein sequence is MVRVGIIGATGYAGQQLVWYLNMHKNAEIKFMVSNSYVGQEFSEIYRNFKNFLDDKLIGVEDIEAKIDEVDVLFMALPHGKSAPFVKLAMDKGIKAIDLGADFRLDSEEAFKEWYKDDYKHPEFIKDAVYGLPELKIREEIKNCKIIANPGCYPTASILALAPLLHNDLIEKDSIVIDAKSGVSGAGRSANIATLYTECNESIKAYGVTTHRHTAEIEQELSKIGEEKIALTFTPHLVPMNRGILSVTYSKLKKDITEKEVYDLYNKFYENEYFVRVINDLPETRFVRGTNLCDIAVRVDKRTNRVIAISAIDNLIKGAAGQAVQNMNIMFGLEENDGLDILAMNP, encoded by the coding sequence ATGGTGAGAGTAGGAATAATCGGAGCCACTGGCTATGCCGGACAACAACTTGTATGGTATCTAAATATGCACAAAAATGCAGAGATAAAATTCATGGTGTCAAACAGCTACGTAGGACAGGAATTCAGCGAAATTTATAGAAATTTTAAAAACTTTTTGGATGACAAGCTTATAGGGGTAGAGGATATAGAGGCTAAGATTGATGAGGTAGATGTCCTTTTTATGGCTCTTCCTCATGGTAAATCGGCTCCCTTTGTGAAGCTCGCTATGGACAAAGGTATAAAAGCTATAGATCTAGGTGCTGATTTTAGATTAGACAGCGAAGAAGCTTTTAAAGAGTGGTACAAAGATGATTACAAACATCCTGAATTCATAAAAGATGCAGTTTACGGTCTTCCTGAATTGAAAATAAGAGAAGAGATAAAAAACTGTAAAATAATAGCAAATCCTGGATGCTATCCTACCGCTAGTATATTAGCCCTTGCTCCGCTTCTTCACAATGACCTTATAGAGAAGGATTCCATCGTGATAGATGCAAAGTCTGGAGTATCTGGAGCAGGAAGATCTGCAAATATAGCGACACTTTATACAGAGTGCAACGAATCGATAAAGGCTTATGGTGTGACAACTCACAGACATACAGCGGAGATAGAGCAAGAGCTGTCTAAAATAGGAGAGGAAAAGATTGCTCTGACATTTACACCTCACCTTGTCCCTATGAACAGGGGAATACTCTCTGTAACATACTCAAAGTTAAAAAAAGATATCACTGAAAAAGAGGTATACGACCTTTATAATAAGTTCTATGAAAATGAGTATTTTGTAAGAGTAATAAATGATCTTCCTGAGACGAGATTTGTAAGGGGGACAAACCTTTGTGATATCGCAGTGAGGGTGGATAAGAGGACAAACAGGGTGATAGCAATATCTGCAATCGACAACCTTATAAAAGGTGCTGCAGGTCAGGCGGTACAGAACATGAATATCATGTTTGGTCTTGAGGAGAATGACGGTTTAGATATTTTGGCAATGAATCCATAA
- a CDS encoding (Fe-S)-binding protein, with translation MKDLLVNYMNNERKNILKKCTQCGLCIKKCQIIKNTELRNIDPKNIQKEVIKFLEEGIPNEIVYNRGFSCMECFGCIDDYCPQGLDPMLINDMIKWDYRRNNLIDSKYSDPKDKDSLHRIIASIQINHEDYYKLLTSSPYPKADYVFFPGCNVYFQPEKLLSALDILDIIDKDWAFVPGLDFCCGESHIGAGAIEETDSISSELIDKLASYTPKTVIFWCPTCLCRFEKTLAPAMDIPFKMISFPEFVAENIDSLSFKKELNKTVTLHEACKSAFTGLDLNGTRNILKKLPGVSLIEMPRHGKNTSCCGSGAVTFFKDSFDIVRKERMDEAAETKTDLLVDVCHYCHEVFIDKEQNYNYSVVNYVSLIAEALGIEREDRLKKYKYLNDIDKILDDAKDYIEQSNFSQDKIIESLKTIIE, from the coding sequence ATGAAAGACTTATTGGTCAACTATATGAACAATGAACGGAAAAATATTTTAAAAAAATGTACTCAATGTGGCTTATGTATTAAAAAATGCCAAATTATAAAAAATACTGAACTGAGAAATATTGACCCCAAAAATATCCAAAAAGAAGTTATTAAATTTTTGGAAGAGGGTATTCCAAATGAAATTGTATATAACAGAGGATTTTCTTGCATGGAGTGTTTTGGGTGTATTGATGATTATTGTCCCCAAGGATTAGATCCTATGCTTATTAATGATATGATCAAATGGGATTATAGACGCAACAATCTGATTGACTCTAAATACAGTGACCCCAAGGACAAAGATTCTTTGCATAGAATTATAGCCAGTATACAGATAAACCATGAAGACTATTATAAATTATTAACCTCTTCCCCTTATCCAAAAGCTGATTATGTCTTTTTCCCAGGATGCAACGTCTACTTTCAGCCTGAGAAGCTTTTAAGTGCTTTAGACATTCTGGATATTATAGATAAGGACTGGGCTTTTGTGCCGGGATTAGATTTTTGTTGTGGAGAGTCTCATATAGGTGCAGGTGCAATAGAAGAAACTGATAGTATATCTTCGGAATTAATTGATAAATTGGCATCTTATACTCCTAAAACAGTTATCTTTTGGTGTCCCACTTGTTTATGCCGTTTTGAGAAAACATTAGCTCCTGCAATGGATATTCCTTTTAAAATGATTTCTTTTCCTGAATTTGTTGCAGAGAATATAGATAGCTTGTCATTTAAAAAAGAACTAAATAAAACAGTCACCTTACATGAAGCTTGTAAGTCAGCTTTTACGGGATTAGATTTAAATGGCACTAGGAATATTCTTAAAAAGCTTCCAGGGGTTTCTTTGATAGAAATGCCCCGCCATGGTAAAAATACATCTTGCTGCGGCAGTGGAGCAGTAACTTTTTTTAAAGATAGCTTTGATATAGTAAGGAAAGAGCGGATGGATGAAGCTGCAGAAACAAAAACAGATTTATTAGTAGATGTATGTCATTATTGTCATGAAGTTTTTATAGATAAAGAACAAAACTATAATTATTCAGTTGTTAATTATGTTTCTTTAATTGCAGAAGCTTTAGGTATTGAAAGAGAAGATAGGTTGAAAAAATATAAGTATTTAAATGACATAGATAAAATTTTAGATGATGCTAAAGATTATATTGAACAGTCAAATTTTTCACAGGATAAAATAATTGAATCTTTAAAAACTATTATTGAATAA